Proteins encoded together in one Dasypus novemcinctus isolate mDasNov1 chromosome 9, mDasNov1.1.hap2, whole genome shotgun sequence window:
- the C9H1orf216 gene encoding UPF0500 protein C1orf216 homolog has product MFAIQLGLAEGGQFPGGLPPGVCQPDFQPDSNSNFMTSVTDANENWHGMPSKVEPILMGSSPESPSDDKFFQDPERPEREVRSPPEGAEIPRAELEKMGGISTVCSPLEDNGYASSSLSIDSPSNSPELACGTSQGAGPPDLLLPSVAHAVQQLQAQERYKEQEKEKHHVHLVMYRRLALLQWIRGLQHQLVDQQARLQESFDTILDNRKELIRCFQQGAAPSRPQNQD; this is encoded by the coding sequence ATGTTCGCCATCCAGCTGGGGCTAGCTGAGGGGGGCCAGTTCCCGGGGGGCCTACCTCCTGGGGTCTGTCAGCCCGACTTCCAACCAGACAGCAACTCCAACTTCATGACTAGTGTTACGGATGCCAATGAAAATTGGCATGGGATGCCCAGCAAAGTGGAACCCATCCTGATGGGAAGTTCCCCTGAGTCGCCCTCTGATGACAAGTTCTTCCAAGACCCTGAACGCCCTGAGAGGGAAGTCCGCAGCCCTCCAGAGGGGGCAGAGATCCCCAGGGCTGAGCTTGAGAAGATGGGTGGTATCAGCACAGTCTGCTCCCCACTGGAAGACAATGGCTATGCCAGCAGTTCCCTGAGTATTGACAGCCCTAGCAACAGCCCTGAGCTGGCCTGTGGGACTTCTCAAGGCGCTGGCCCTCCAGATCTTCTTCTGCCCTCAGTGgcccatgcagtgcagcagctACAGGCCCAGGAGCGCTACAAAGAGCAGGAGAAGGAGAAGCACCATGTGCATTTGGTGATGTACCGTCGCCTGGCCCTGCTCCAGTGGATCCGGGGCCTGCAGCACCAACTGGTTGACCAGCAGGCCCGTCTACAAGAGAGCTTTGACACCATCCTGGACAACCGAAAAGAGCTTATCCGTTGTTTCCAGCAGGGGGCAGCACCATCCCGACCCCAAAACCAGGACTAA